The nucleotide sequence GAAGCTGTCGGTCGCCGAGCACATCGAGAACAGGAACCCGCCGCGGACGACGTACTCCCTGATCGTGGCCGCGCTCGCCTTCTTCTGCTCGGACACCGACGCGAAGCCCTGCTCCGCTGCGAGTCGCTCATAGTGGGCCTTCTGCTCTCGGTACCACTCCGCGTTCGCGAACGCCGCGTGGAACTTCCCGTACTGCCCCGTGAAGTCCTCGTGGTGAAGGTGCAGCCAGTCGTACTCGGCGAGCCGGCCGGTCTGCACCTCGCGGTCCCACACGACCGTGTATGGGATCTCCGCGTACTCGAGCGCGAGCATCACGGCGTCGTCCCACGGTTCGACCACGTCGGGGGCGTAGACCGCGACCGCCGGCGCCTTCTCGAGGAGCACCACCTCCATGTTCTCCTGCTCGACCGTCGCGTAGAGCGCGGCGAGCGGCGCGCCGTCGATGTCCTCCCTGCGCACGCCGCGGAAGGTGCACTCCTCGATGACGTCGCGGCCGCCGTCGAGCACGAGGAAGGACCCGCCGCGGTAGTTGAGAAGCCACTCGACGCGGTAGCCCTTCTCGAGCGCCCAGTACGCGGCGCCGTAGGCCTTGAGGTGGTCGCTCTGCGTGAGGTCCATGGGGATGAGGTGCGCCCCCGACGCGGGGACGGCGGCGAGCAGGAGCGCTCCCGCGGCCAGGGCGAGCGGCACGGCCCGCGCAGCAACAGCGCGCCCCGCTGCCCCGCCGTCAGCGCGCCCCGTCCGCTCCCCGCCGGTCCGCCCGCCTCCAATCACCTTCTCATCCCTCCGGGAGAGCCCGCCGCAGCTCGTCGAGCTTCCGTCGCGCCTCCCCCGAGAGGAAGTTCGCGGGAAGCTCCTCGAGGATGCCGCGGTACGACGCCATGGCCTCCGCGCTCCGTCCCGCGGCCGCGAGGATGTCCCCGCGCCGCATCATGGCGTGCGCGCGCGCCGCGAGCGACGCCGACCCCTCGAGCACCGCCGCGTATGCCGCAAGCGCACGGTCGGCGTCGCGGTCGGCCTCCGCGGCCCTGGCGAGAAGCAGGAGCCCCTCGGTGGCGGCCGACCCGGCCGCGCTCGCGGAGGCGAGCGCGGCCACCGCGGCGCGCGCGCCCTCCCGGTCGCCCCGCCGCAGCGCCACGTGCGCCGAGACCAAGAGCCTGAGCGGCTCCTCGTC is from Candidatus Effluviviaceae Genus I sp. and encodes:
- a CDS encoding asparagine synthetase B translates to MDLTQSDHLKAYGAAYWALEKGYRVEWLLNYRGGSFLVLDGGRDVIEECTFRGVRREDIDGAPLAALYATVEQENMEVVLLEKAPAVAVYAPDVVEPWDDAVMLALEYAEIPYTVVWDREVQTGRLAEYDWLHLHHEDFTGQYGKFHAAFANAEWYREQKAHYERLAAEQGFASVSEQKKASAATIREYVVRGGFLFSMCSATDSFDIALAAAGVDICDAAFDGTPPDPRAQEKLGFSRCVAFENFTIITSPNVYEFSDIDMTEDVRNRPEETDFFTLFEFAAKIDPVPTMLTQCHVNVVRGFMGQTTSLRRSLVKSYVTVLGDYPGTDEVKYIHGNVGRGTFTFLGGHDPEDYRHMVGDPPTILALHKSSPGYRLILNNVLFPAARKKERKT